The following proteins are co-located in the Xiphophorus maculatus strain JP 163 A chromosome 8, X_maculatus-5.0-male, whole genome shotgun sequence genome:
- the tbc1d13 gene encoding TBC1 domain family member 13, whose amino-acid sequence MSTAYKNRIQEFKSALGEESINLTTLRELSFSGIPHEEGLRSLCWKILLNYLPLDQTLWDSFLKKQREVYSQFLREMIIQPGIAKANLGLSRADVTLEDHPLNPNPDSRWNTYFKDNEILLQIDKDVRRLYPDMAFFQRPTDYPCQLILDPQNDYETLRRRVEQTTLKAQTVNRNRSGVTNVSSPGKSLNLYPSNEYEVLPSGSEAHWEVVERILFIYAKLNPGIAYVQGMNEIVGPIYYTFATDPSSSWKEHAEADTFFCFTNLMSENRDNFIKSLDDSQCGITCRMESVYAMLRDKDHELFLKLEEQNIKPQYFTFRWLTLLLSQEFLLPDVIRIWDSLFSDRDRFHFLLLVCCAMLILIRDSLLSGDFTTNMRLLQDYPISDVHLILTKAKELQENC is encoded by the exons GATCCAAGAGTTCAAATCGGCTTTGGGAGAGGAAAGCATCAACCTGACGACGCTGAGGGAGCTGAGCTTCAGCG GAATCCCTCATGAGGAAGGACTGCGCTCTCTGTGCTGGAAG ATTCTGCTGAACTACCTGCCTCTGGACCAGACGTTATGGGATTCCTTCCTGAAGAAGCAGAG AGAGGTTTACTCCCAGTTCCTCAGAGAGATGATCATCCAGCCCGGTATCGCCAAGGCCAACCTGGGCCTGTCCAGAGCCGACGTCACGCTGGAGGACCAC CCGCTGAACCCGAACCCGGACAGCCGCTGGAACACGTACTTCAAGGATAACGAGATTCTGCTGCAGATCGACAAGGATGTGAG gcgGCTGTACCCGGACATGGCGTTCTTCCAGCGGCCCACCGACTATCCGTGCCAGCTGATCCTGGACCCTCAGAACGACTACGAGACGCTGCGGCGCCGCGTGGAGCAAACCACGCTGAAGGCCCAAACTGTGAACCGGAACCGGAGCGGAGTCACCAAC GTCAGCTCTCCAGGAAAGTCCCTGAACCTGTACCCGTCCAATGAGTACGAGGTTCTGCCCAGCGGCAGCGAGGCGCACTGGGAGGTGGTGGAGCGGATCCTCTTCATCTACGCCAAGCTGAACCCGGGCATCGCTTACGTCCAGGGCATGAACGAGATCGTCGGGCCAATCTACTACACCTTCGCCACCGACCCCAGCAGCTCCTGGAAAG AGCACGCCGAGGCCGACACCTTCTTCTGCTTCACCAACCTGATGTCAGAGAACCGCGACAACTTCATCAAGAGTCTGGACGACTCTCAGTGCGGCATCACCTGCAGGATGGAGAGCGTCTACGCCATGCTGCGCGACAAGGACCACGAGCTCTTCCTCAAACTG GAGGAGCAGAACATCAAGCCTCAGTACTTCACCTTCCGCTGGCTCACCCTGCTGCTGTCCCAGGAGTTCCTGCTGCCGGACGTCATCCGGATCTGGGACTCCCTGTTCTCCGACCGGGACCGcttccacttcctgctgctggtCTGCTGCGCCATGCTCAT ACTGATCCGGGACAGCTTGCTGTCCGGAGACTTCACCACCAACATGAGGCTGCTGCAG